The Triticum aestivum cultivar Chinese Spring chromosome 3A, IWGSC CS RefSeq v2.1, whole genome shotgun sequence genome includes a region encoding these proteins:
- the LOC123059493 gene encoding polygalacturonase-like, whose amino-acid sequence MVSAERTCRVGGTCANKRDHNSSFVTCCHCRKYLTSGLGQQSIHLIQSSSLSYHSFTEIASDRSCDELSLLLVVLMALVALTTAAEYNVVDYGARPDDGTDSAGAILAARDAACNDTGRSGSRPVLRVPAGRFLLSQAYFKGPCRSPGVDVAIDNNSTVFAPSAVDNRTWIMFHHADGLAIRGGTLDGQGQEYWACKKAGRCTAGQGPRTLDISQSKGVSVKQLTLLDSKEFHMTIFDCSGVTVQGVRIIAPADSPNTDGIHASHSRHVRILNTTIGTGDDCISLGPGTCDMLIRDIKCGPGHGISIGSLGWQDGEEGVRNVTVDRAVLKGTTNGLRIKMWAMPNSGSVTNVSFSRVTMNRVANPMVVDQNYCPRKVDCPGNSSGVQISDLSYTDIKGSSATPVAVKFNCSGTNPCSGIKLRNIRLKYRHQRPAQAKCQNAGGSTSGEVTPPSCF is encoded by the exons ATGGTCTCGGCGGAAAGAACTTGTCGAGTCGGAGGGACCTGCGCCAACAAGCGAGATCACAACTCATCGTTCGTCACTTGTTGCCATTGCAGAAAGTACTTGACGTCGGGTCTGGGCCAACAATCTATCCACCTGATCCAATCATCGTCATTATCATATCATAGTTTCACAGAGATAGCATCCGACCGATCGTGCGATGAGCTCTCGCTGCTGTTGGTGGTGTTGATGGCACTGGTGGCGTTGACGACGGCGGCAGAGTACAATGTGGTGGACTACGGCGCGAGGCCCGACGACGGGACGGACTCGGCAGGGGCAATTCTGGCCGCGCGGGATGCGGCATGCAATGACACGGGGCGCTCCGGCTCCCGGCCGGTGCTACGGGTGCCGGCGGGCAGGTTCCTGCTCAGCCAGGCCTACTTCAAGGGGCCATGTCGGAGCCCCGGCGTGGACGTGGCCATTGACAACAACAGCACCGTCTTCGCGCCGTCGGCAGTGGACAACAGGACGTGGATCATGTTCCACCATGCAGACGGCCTGGCGATCCGTGGTGGGACGCTGGACGGGCAGGGGCAGGAGTACTGGGCGTGCAAGAAGGCCGGTAGGTGCACCGCCGGGCAGGGGCCCAGG ACACTCGACATTAGCCAATCCAAGGGCGTGAGCGTGAAGCAGCTGACACTGCTTGATAGTAAGGAATTCCACATGACCATCTTCGACTGCAGCGGCGTGACCGTCCAAGGCGTCCGGATCATCGCGCCGGCCGACAGCCCTAACACCGACGGCATCCACGCCAGCCACTCCCGCCACGTGAGGATCCTCAACACCACCATCGGCACCGGCGACGACTGCATCTCCTTGGGGCCCGGCACCTGCGACATGCTCATCAGGGACATCAAGTGCGGTCCGGGCCACGGCATCAG catcgGGAGCCTGGGATGGCAGGACGGTGAGGAGGGAGTGAGAAACGTGACGGTGGACAGGGCGGTGCTGAAGGGCACGACCAACGGCCTCCGGATCAAGATGTGGGCGATGCCCAACTCCGGCTCTGTCACCAACGTCTCCTTCTCGCGGGTCACCATGAACCGCGTGGCCAACCCCATGGTCGTCGACCAGAACTACTGCCCCCGCAAGGTCGACTGCCCGGGCAAT AGCTCGGGGGTGCAGATCAGCGACCTGTCGTACACGGACATCAAGGGCTCGTCGGCGACGCCCGTGGCGGTGAAGTTCAACTGCAGCGGCACCAACCCCTGCAGCGGGATCAAGCTCAGGAACATCAGGCTGAAGTACCGGCACCAGCGGCCGGCGCAGGCCAAGTGCCAAAACGCCGGCGGGTCCACGTCCGGAGAGGTCACACCGCCGAGCTGCTTCTGA